One window of Gemmatimonadaceae bacterium genomic DNA carries:
- a CDS encoding glycosyltransferase family 4 protein yields the protein MRHLFITQDYAPDLGGMARRHVELCRRFPADTLVSTVRALDAAHSDAAEPVAVDRQPFNFRQAGRFLNQVRWARWLQQRAPGFDVVHCGNIRPCGYAAWWARRQTGVPYLVYVNGGDLLREREKAKQRMKRLTARRIFGEAIGVVANSAWTGELARDIMREIGVSPLPPVADFPLGTDPAQFAPGHVTGAVRARLGVGDAPYLLTVARLVPHKGQDVAIRALARLAPQHPNLRYVIVGEGPDETRLRELARALGVDARVVFAGPMRDDELPAVYAGAALYVGLSRLLPPINVEGFGISFVEAAASGVPAVAGDSGGVRSAVLDAQTGLVVPPEADDRVAEAIRRLLVDEPLRRRLGAAAREAALQRFNWDRVVTDTLEFAAHCVERARERS from the coding sequence ATGCGCCATCTCTTCATCACACAGGACTACGCGCCCGATCTCGGCGGCATGGCGCGCCGGCACGTCGAGCTCTGCCGGCGCTTTCCGGCGGACACGCTCGTCTCGACGGTGCGCGCGCTCGACGCGGCCCATTCGGATGCCGCCGAGCCCGTGGCCGTGGACCGCCAGCCGTTCAACTTTCGTCAGGCGGGCCGCTTCCTGAATCAGGTGCGCTGGGCCCGCTGGCTGCAGCAGCGCGCCCCGGGCTTTGATGTGGTGCACTGCGGCAACATTCGCCCGTGCGGGTATGCCGCGTGGTGGGCGCGGCGTCAGACGGGCGTGCCGTACCTCGTGTACGTCAACGGCGGCGACCTCCTGCGGGAGCGCGAAAAGGCGAAGCAGCGCATGAAGCGCCTGACCGCGCGGCGGATCTTCGGCGAGGCGATCGGCGTCGTCGCCAACTCGGCGTGGACGGGCGAACTGGCGCGCGACATCATGCGGGAGATCGGCGTGAGCCCCCTGCCGCCCGTCGCAGATTTCCCACTGGGCACCGATCCGGCGCAGTTTGCGCCGGGCCACGTCACGGGAGCGGTGCGGGCCCGGCTCGGCGTCGGCGACGCTCCATACCTGCTGACGGTCGCCCGGCTAGTGCCGCACAAGGGCCAGGATGTCGCGATCCGCGCCCTGGCGCGCCTGGCGCCGCAGCATCCGAACCTGCGTTACGTCATCGTGGGCGAGGGGCCGGACGAAACGCGCCTTCGCGAACTCGCGCGCGCTCTCGGGGTGGACGCTCGCGTGGTGTTCGCCGGGCCGATGCGCGATGACGAACTCCCCGCCGTCTACGCGGGAGCGGCGCTCTACGTGGGGCTGTCGCGCCTGCTGCCTCCCATCAACGTCGAAGGGTTCGGCATCTCGTTCGTGGAGGCCGCGGCAAGCGGCGTACCGGCCGTGGCCGGCGATTCGGGCGGCGTCCGCTCGGCGGTCCTCGACGCGCAGACCGGACTGGTCGTGCCTCCCGAGGCGGACGACCGCGTGGCCGAGGCCATTCGGCGGTTGCTGGTGGATGAACCGCTGCGTCGGCGTCTGGGCGCGGCGGCCCGCGAGGCCGCGCTGCAGCGATTCAACTGGGACCGCGTGGTCACCGACACCCTGGAGTTCGCGGCACACTGCGTGGAACGCGCGAGGGAGCGCTCGTGA
- a CDS encoding ABC transporter ATP-binding protein — translation MGPYRRLQQFLRPYYGRVVGTLLLSALANALSAFSYALFVPFLNTLFDHQAFDAGAGSRMSALLQLIGGWVLAGRESMDALRIVILVILGTMLLKNVFAWLAGQTGAGLQERVTRDLRNAVYTHLERLPLRFFTSHKTGQLLSRVFQDTQSTRQLLAEVVTRSLNAGTQIVVTVVLLFSLSPRLALLSLVVAPLIIVAFQPLLRRLRRGHRKLAAEYGEMTSVVQETVSGIRLVKSFRAEGYEGARFSDASNRYAKGMVRMSRLTLMSQPLAEVIGTVVAVALLWFGAHEVLQARTLSGSGLVTFLGALMSLLPPLKQLSQMPAVATQSLAAAERLFEILDHPTEEQADRGTRAAAAFNFELAFERVEFSYGGEPVLRDISFTAKRGEVVALVGASGAGKSTLVDLIPRFIEPTAGRVTLDGVDTREFTLSSLRALTGIVSQDTVLFNDSVRANIAYGAPDRYTPAQIEAAARAANAHGFISELPEGYDTVLGERGTRLSGGQRQRIAMARALLVDPPVLILDEATSALDTESERLVQEAIDRLLAGRTVFVIAHRLSTVQHATQILVLDRGRIAERGTHAELLALGGAYARLHALQFNEAPVGG, via the coding sequence ATGGGTCCCTACCGCCGCCTCCAGCAGTTCCTCCGCCCGTACTACGGGCGCGTCGTCGGCACGCTGCTGCTGAGCGCGCTGGCCAATGCGCTGAGTGCGTTCTCGTACGCGCTCTTCGTGCCGTTCCTCAACACCCTGTTCGACCATCAGGCCTTTGACGCGGGCGCCGGGTCGCGCATGTCGGCGCTGCTGCAGTTGATCGGCGGCTGGGTGCTCGCCGGGCGCGAGTCGATGGACGCCCTGCGCATCGTGATCCTCGTGATCCTTGGCACGATGCTGCTCAAGAACGTCTTCGCCTGGCTCGCCGGCCAGACCGGCGCGGGGCTGCAGGAGCGCGTCACGCGCGATCTGCGCAACGCGGTCTACACGCACCTGGAGCGGCTGCCGCTCCGTTTCTTCACCAGCCACAAGACGGGGCAGCTGCTCTCGCGCGTCTTTCAGGACACCCAGTCCACGCGCCAGCTGCTCGCCGAGGTCGTGACACGATCGCTGAACGCCGGCACGCAGATCGTCGTCACCGTCGTCCTGCTCTTCTCGCTCTCACCCAGGCTGGCGCTCCTCTCGCTGGTCGTCGCCCCGCTCATCATCGTGGCGTTCCAGCCGCTGCTGCGTCGCCTGCGCCGGGGCCACCGCAAGCTCGCCGCCGAGTATGGGGAAATGACGAGCGTGGTGCAGGAGACGGTCAGCGGCATCCGGCTGGTGAAGTCGTTCCGCGCCGAGGGGTACGAGGGGGCGCGCTTCTCCGACGCCTCGAATCGCTACGCCAAGGGGATGGTGCGCATGAGCCGGCTCACGCTCATGTCGCAGCCGCTCGCCGAGGTGATCGGCACCGTGGTGGCCGTGGCGCTCCTCTGGTTCGGCGCGCACGAGGTGCTGCAGGCGCGCACGCTCAGCGGCTCGGGTCTCGTCACGTTCCTCGGCGCGCTGATGTCGCTGCTCCCGCCGCTCAAGCAACTCTCGCAGATGCCGGCGGTCGCCACCCAATCGCTCGCCGCGGCCGAGCGGCTGTTCGAGATCCTCGATCATCCCACGGAAGAGCAGGCCGACCGCGGCACCCGCGCGGCGGCCGCGTTCAACTTCGAGCTCGCGTTCGAGCGGGTGGAGTTCAGTTACGGCGGCGAGCCCGTGCTGCGCGACATCAGCTTCACGGCAAAGCGCGGCGAGGTGGTGGCCCTCGTGGGCGCGAGCGGAGCGGGGAAGAGCACGCTCGTGGACCTCATTCCGCGCTTCATCGAGCCGACGGCCGGCCGCGTCACGCTCGACGGGGTGGACACCCGCGAGTTCACGCTGTCGTCGCTGCGTGCGCTCACGGGGATCGTGAGCCAGGATACCGTGCTCTTCAATGACTCGGTGCGGGCGAACATCGCCTACGGCGCGCCGGACCGGTACACGCCGGCGCAGATCGAGGCCGCCGCCCGCGCCGCCAACGCGCACGGATTCATCAGCGAGCTCCCCGAGGGCTATGACACCGTGCTCGGCGAGCGCGGGACCCGCCTCTCCGGCGGCCAGCGGCAGCGCATCGCCATGGCGCGCGCCCTCCTCGTGGATCCCCCGGTGCTCATCCTCGACGAGGCCACCTCGGCGCTGGACACGGAGAGCGAACGGCTGGTGCAGGAAGCCATCGATCGGCTGCTGGCCGGGCGCACCGTCTTCGTCATCGCCCACCGGCTCTCCACGGTGCAGCACGCCACGCAGATCCTGGTGCTCGACCGCGGCCGCATCGCCGAACGCGGGACGCACGCCGAGCTGCTGGCGCTGGGCGGTGCGTACGCGCGGTTGCACGCGCTGCAGTTCAACGAAGCCCCCGTCGGCGGCTAG
- a CDS encoding bifunctional response regulator/alkaline phosphatase family protein has protein sequence MAPLAKSVLWVDDEADLLESHRLFLTDKGYRVQMARNAADALELLRQHAFDILLLDEQMPGMRGIAMVREARELAPSMPIVMVTKSEEDSTLREALGQDVTDYLVKPVTPRQVQAILTRILEGPRIRSQALARRFVERFRELEAVRLKDLDWRGWAERYAELVEWDVELTAAGEAGLLTSLRALFPAMHRDFAAFMGEGYPRWIHELDGDRPPLSVDVVSEFLMPVLAEHQAVVFIVVDCLRLDQWKVLEPIVAQAFEVDTAHYFALLPTATPYARNALFSGLFPAEIAERFPDWWGEGDDESLNQHERDLLVEQLRTVRGETPVRYHKITSAHDSDDLERHLATSIAAEGVSAFVFNFIDLLTHGRSESAILYEVARDEAAFRQLTEQWFRRSALWSVLREAARRGLPVLLTSDHGSIHCNTPATVFAKKDTTANLRYKMGEDLRAERPDQALLFTDAEQLRLPPRGPRVNTLLAAGDCFFVYPTKLREYQQRYRGSFLHGGVSPEEVILPLALLTPRR, from the coding sequence ATGGCGCCACTCGCAAAATCCGTGCTCTGGGTCGACGACGAGGCTGACCTCCTCGAGTCGCACCGGCTGTTCCTGACCGACAAGGGCTATCGCGTGCAGATGGCCCGGAACGCCGCCGACGCCCTCGAGCTGCTCCGCCAGCACGCGTTCGACATCCTGCTCCTCGACGAGCAGATGCCGGGCATGCGGGGGATCGCGATGGTGCGCGAGGCGCGGGAACTGGCGCCATCCATGCCCATCGTGATGGTGACCAAGAGCGAGGAAGACTCCACCCTGCGCGAGGCGCTCGGTCAGGACGTCACGGATTACCTCGTGAAGCCGGTCACGCCGCGGCAGGTGCAGGCCATCCTCACGCGCATCCTCGAGGGGCCGCGCATCCGCAGCCAGGCGCTCGCGCGCCGGTTCGTCGAGCGTTTTCGCGAACTCGAGGCGGTGCGGCTCAAGGATCTCGACTGGCGGGGATGGGCGGAACGCTATGCGGAACTCGTGGAGTGGGACGTCGAATTGACGGCGGCCGGAGAGGCGGGCCTGCTCACCTCGTTGCGGGCGCTCTTCCCGGCGATGCACCGCGACTTTGCCGCCTTCATGGGCGAGGGATATCCGCGCTGGATTCACGAACTCGACGGCGACCGGCCGCCCCTCTCGGTGGACGTCGTCAGCGAGTTCCTGATGCCGGTGCTCGCCGAACACCAGGCGGTCGTCTTCATCGTCGTCGACTGCCTGCGGCTCGACCAGTGGAAGGTGCTCGAGCCGATCGTCGCCCAGGCCTTCGAGGTCGATACCGCGCACTACTTCGCCCTGCTCCCCACCGCGACGCCGTATGCGCGGAACGCGCTGTTCAGCGGTTTGTTCCCGGCCGAAATCGCCGAACGGTTCCCGGATTGGTGGGGCGAGGGGGACGACGAGTCGCTCAACCAGCACGAGCGCGACCTGCTGGTGGAACAGCTGCGCACGGTGCGGGGTGAGACGCCGGTGCGCTACCACAAGATCACGTCGGCGCACGACTCCGACGACCTCGAGCGCCATCTCGCGACGTCCATCGCCGCCGAGGGCGTGAGCGCCTTCGTGTTCAACTTCATCGACCTGCTGACGCACGGGCGTTCCGAGTCGGCGATCTTGTACGAAGTGGCGCGGGACGAGGCGGCATTTCGCCAGCTCACCGAGCAGTGGTTCCGGCGCTCGGCGCTCTGGAGCGTGCTCCGCGAGGCGGCGCGCCGCGGCCTGCCGGTGCTGCTGACGAGCGATCACGGCTCCATTCACTGCAACACGCCGGCCACTGTCTTCGCGAAGAAGGACACCACCGCGAACCTGCGGTACAAGATGGGCGAGGACCTCCGCGCCGAGCGTCCCGACCAGGCGCTGCTGTTTACCGACGCCGAGCAGCTGCGCCTCCCGCCCCGGGGGCCGCGCGTCAACACGCTGCTCGCCGCCGGCGACTGCTTCTTCGTCTATCCGACCAAGCTGCGCGAGTACCAGCAACGGTACCGCGGGTCGTTCCTTCATGGCGGGGTCTCCCCGGAAGAGGTCATCCTTCCGCTCGCCCTCCTCACGCCCCGCCGCTGA